The following are encoded in a window of Trichocoleus sp. genomic DNA:
- a CDS encoding 5-(carboxyamino)imidazole ribonucleotide synthase: protein MVQRVGVIGGGQLAWMMATAAQKLNIELIIQTPYPTDPAVSIATHTVFAPIADATATAELAAHCDAITFENEFVDLEALLKLEDQGVQFYPSLRSLVPLLDKYEQRCYLRDRGLPTPEFTALTEIPYPAHFPIVLKARRHGYDGQGTFVVKSQDDLAQILTALPDWLKGYWLQEEFVPFERELAVMAARSRSGEIVVYPVVETQQENQVCQRVLVTQDIDQAVVHQVETIAQTLLDRLSYVGIMGIEFFLNKAGQVLVNETAPRTHNSGHYSLDACVTSQFEQQLRAVCGLPLGNPALTAPAVMVNLLGYETAETDYSEKRQKLAQIPNGHLYWYGKSQARPGRKLGHVTVLLSADADRSQALKTAQTIESIWYPQ from the coding sequence ATGATGGCAACTGCCGCGCAAAAGCTGAACATCGAACTGATCATCCAAACGCCTTACCCGACTGATCCAGCCGTCTCGATCGCCACGCACACTGTCTTTGCCCCGATCGCTGATGCAACTGCTACGGCTGAGCTGGCAGCTCACTGTGACGCCATTACCTTTGAAAATGAGTTTGTTGATCTAGAGGCCCTCCTCAAGCTAGAAGATCAGGGGGTGCAATTCTATCCTTCGCTGCGTTCTCTGGTTCCGCTACTGGATAAATATGAGCAACGCTGCTATCTGCGCGATCGAGGCTTACCCACCCCTGAATTTACTGCGCTGACCGAAATCCCTTACCCGGCTCACTTCCCGATCGTCCTGAAGGCACGTCGCCACGGCTACGATGGACAGGGCACATTTGTTGTTAAAAGTCAGGATGATTTGGCGCAAATTCTCACCGCGTTACCCGATTGGCTTAAGGGATACTGGCTTCAAGAAGAATTTGTGCCGTTTGAGCGAGAACTGGCAGTGATGGCAGCCCGATCGCGTTCGGGTGAAATTGTTGTTTATCCGGTTGTGGAGACGCAGCAAGAAAATCAGGTTTGTCAGCGAGTTCTAGTGACTCAAGATATTGATCAGGCTGTGGTGCATCAGGTGGAAACGATCGCCCAAACGCTACTCGATCGCCTGAGTTATGTCGGCATCATGGGGATTGAATTTTTCTTAAACAAAGCAGGTCAGGTGCTTGTAAACGAAACGGCTCCCCGCACTCATAACTCAGGTCATTATTCTCTGGATGCCTGTGTCACCTCCCAGTTTGAGCAACAGCTTCGTGCCGTTTGTGGGTTGCCATTGGGTAATCCTGCTCTCACTGCCCCTGCGGTGATGGTCAATCTGTTGGGCTACGAAACTGCCGAAACAGACTACTCAGAAAAACGACAAAAACTTGCCCAAATCCCCAATGGTCATCTCTATTGGTACGGCAAGAGCCAGGCTCGTCCTGGTCGTAAACTGGGTCATGTCACTGTTCTCCTATCCGCAGATGCCGATCGGTCTCAAGCCCTCAAGACTGCTCAAACGATCGAATCCATCTGGTATCCTCAGTAG
- a CDS encoding superoxide dismutase family protein, producing MGHSIAGWLKTALPPIVLCLLIWTIGQTSAIAVTGQAILQGTADEDAVVGVVDFEETEAGLVVQANLTKAPDGMHGFHVHEFGSCADSGNAAGGHYNPNSVKHGLLSRDGFANAHAGDLGNIEVSRGKASYSATLPSLSLSDGQYPLAGRAVIVHEKPDDFGQPTGNAGGRIGCGTIALTKPA from the coding sequence ATGGGTCATTCGATTGCTGGTTGGCTGAAAACAGCGTTGCCCCCGATCGTTCTTTGTCTGTTGATCTGGACGATCGGACAAACGAGCGCAATTGCGGTAACCGGACAGGCAATCCTTCAGGGAACAGCCGATGAGGATGCTGTCGTAGGGGTTGTTGACTTTGAGGAAACTGAAGCAGGGCTGGTGGTTCAGGCAAATCTAACCAAAGCACCTGATGGCATGCACGGCTTTCACGTTCATGAGTTTGGGAGCTGCGCTGACAGTGGCAATGCAGCAGGAGGGCACTACAATCCCAACAGCGTGAAACATGGACTGCTCAGTCGAGATGGTTTCGCCAATGCTCATGCTGGTGACCTGGGTAATATCGAAGTCAGCCGTGGCAAGGCTTCTTACAGCGCAACGTTACCGAGTTTAAGCCTCAGCGATGGACAGTATCCCTTGGCGGGACGAGCTGTAATCGTGCATGAAAAGCCGGATGATTTTGGTCAACCAACTGGAAACGCAGGCGGACGCATTGGCTGTGGCACGATCGCTCTAACAAAGCCCGCTTAG
- a CDS encoding undecaprenyl-diphosphate phosphatase, whose product MELIQSLFEAIVLGIVQGITEFLPISSTAHLLVFTKLFGWTAVGQKYFVDAIQFGSVIAVLIYFRSDIRQILAGAWSAFQQRDWQREEWKILVGIAIGTVPALGIGYLVKDIIPESPLIIAVMSIVMALLLALAEQIGNRKRDFDDLQIRDGILVGLGQMIALLPGASRSGSTLTAALFLGLNRETAARFSFLLGLPTLTVATLFQARKAFSNVDSVLTLLAGIISAFVFSYLAIAWLLRYLQQKNTLVFVWYRLAFGISLLIAVGTGAMQN is encoded by the coding sequence GTGGAACTGATTCAATCCTTGTTTGAAGCGATCGTGTTAGGCATCGTTCAGGGAATTACTGAATTCTTGCCCATCAGCAGCACTGCCCACCTATTAGTTTTTACGAAACTCTTTGGCTGGACAGCAGTTGGACAAAAATATTTTGTGGATGCGATTCAGTTCGGCAGTGTTATTGCTGTTCTAATCTATTTCCGATCGGACATCCGTCAAATTTTGGCAGGCGCATGGAGCGCTTTTCAACAGCGAGATTGGCAGCGGGAAGAGTGGAAGATTCTAGTTGGGATTGCGATTGGAACGGTTCCTGCTTTAGGAATTGGCTACTTGGTGAAAGACATCATTCCAGAAAGCCCGCTAATTATTGCGGTAATGTCGATCGTCATGGCACTTCTACTGGCTCTGGCAGAGCAAATCGGCAACCGCAAACGAGACTTTGATGATTTACAGATACGGGATGGCATTCTGGTTGGGCTCGGACAGATGATTGCCCTGCTGCCGGGTGCATCTCGATCGGGTTCGACCCTAACCGCAGCCTTGTTTTTAGGATTAAACCGTGAAACGGCAGCTCGCTTCTCCTTCTTATTAGGCCTTCCAACGCTGACCGTTGCCACACTCTTTCAAGCCAGAAAAGCCTTCAGCAACGTGGATAGCGTTTTGACGCTGCTGGCTGGCATCATTTCAGCCTTTGTGTTTTCTTACCTGGCAATTGCCTGGCTCCTACGCTATCTTCAGCAGAAAAATACGCTGGTCTTTGTTTGGTATCGGCTGGCGTTTGGTATTTCTCTGCTGATTGCAGTTGGAACTGGAGCCATGCAAAACTAA
- a CDS encoding DUF3120 domain-containing protein, producing the protein MSSYTPLKAPYSSALDTPIEQEQLHLSRVASFVGRIPLVWQVFVAAAFLVSVPVFLQAPLVRLAPWLSLALTAGWLWLSFTLRARSATEVWGDLLLGFTWTWLAGSIYWGWLRWEPLLHLPIEAVGLPFAFVGLMRGKDKIGNWFYLGSLLGTAITDIYFYIVNLIPHWRQLMQVEPHLVQPIFQDAVARIQTPWGVGWAVVLGMLLLLTGFLPLRSPQLHNWTFGGAVLSTIVVDGLFWLVATSV; encoded by the coding sequence TTGTCCTCCTACACGCCCCTCAAAGCTCCCTATTCCAGCGCTCTGGATACCCCAATCGAGCAAGAGCAGTTGCACCTATCGAGGGTAGCCTCATTTGTTGGGCGTATCCCTCTCGTCTGGCAGGTCTTTGTTGCTGCTGCATTCTTGGTTTCAGTTCCCGTTTTCCTCCAGGCTCCTCTGGTTCGGCTGGCTCCCTGGCTAAGTCTAGCCTTGACAGCAGGATGGCTCTGGTTGAGCTTTACGCTTCGGGCTCGATCAGCAACTGAAGTTTGGGGAGATCTGTTACTTGGGTTTACCTGGACATGGCTGGCAGGTTCAATCTACTGGGGTTGGCTACGTTGGGAACCGCTGCTGCATCTACCGATCGAGGCAGTTGGTTTACCGTTTGCCTTTGTTGGTTTAATGAGAGGCAAGGATAAGATTGGTAACTGGTTTTATTTGGGATCGTTGCTAGGGACAGCAATTACAGATATTTACTTCTATATTGTGAATTTAATTCCCCACTGGCGACAGCTGATGCAGGTAGAACCTCATCTTGTCCAACCCATCTTTCAGGATGCGGTTGCTCGAATTCAAACGCCTTGGGGAGTTGGTTGGGCGGTTGTTTTAGGAATGCTGCTGCTCCTGACAGGCTTTTTGCCCCTTCGATCGCCTCAGTTGCACAATTGGACATTTGGCGGGGCAGTTCTGAGTACGATTGTTGTGGATGGATTATTTTGGCTGGTCGCAACTTCCGTCTAG
- a CDS encoding adenylate/guanylate cyclase domain-containing protein has product MTGQSVPHLILRTESGNRYLSLVGSSCWTVGRGDDNNFVLPDRWISRNHAMLQRMETGDFYLIDLGSRNGSFVNGRRVSVPVTLNNADRLTFGQTELEFYAPEVNPLPDESLGNDSQEFTATATLHVRRLISVLVVDIRNFTGMTRQIDEKILSEVIGTWFRCAGDIIREYGSWVDKYIGDAVMAVWIHGPQGVSSEEMIRIAHALNALHKMTSELHLRYPLPSPIRIGAGLNTGYAMVGNTGSGDRPDYTALGDTVNAAFRLESSTKQIGKDIALGEATYRYLADAGIKPGIFEQQMVSLKGYEVPTVTYAGIFADLDAFLQSQSQ; this is encoded by the coding sequence GTGACAGGACAATCCGTTCCCCACTTAATACTACGCACGGAATCAGGGAATCGTTATCTCTCCCTGGTTGGCAGTAGTTGCTGGACAGTTGGACGAGGAGACGATAACAATTTTGTTCTGCCCGACCGCTGGATTTCGCGTAACCATGCCATGCTTCAGCGCATGGAAACGGGGGATTTTTATCTGATTGATCTGGGTAGCCGGAATGGTTCTTTTGTCAATGGGCGACGGGTGAGTGTACCTGTAACGCTCAACAATGCCGATCGGCTTACCTTTGGGCAAACTGAACTTGAGTTTTATGCGCCTGAAGTTAATCCCCTGCCGGATGAGTCTTTAGGAAACGATTCGCAAGAATTTACGGCAACAGCAACACTGCACGTCCGACGACTGATCTCCGTATTAGTTGTCGATATTCGCAACTTTACAGGGATGACGCGTCAGATTGACGAAAAAATTCTGTCTGAGGTGATTGGCACCTGGTTTCGCTGTGCAGGCGATATTATCCGAGAATATGGCAGTTGGGTTGACAAGTACATCGGGGATGCAGTGATGGCAGTCTGGATTCATGGGCCGCAGGGAGTCAGCTCTGAGGAAATGATTCGCATTGCCCATGCTCTGAATGCTCTCCACAAAATGACCAGCGAACTTCATCTACGCTATCCTCTCCCCTCACCGATCCGGATTGGAGCAGGCTTAAATACCGGCTATGCCATGGTGGGGAATACAGGTTCTGGCGATCGACCCGACTATACTGCTTTGGGAGATACCGTCAATGCTGCATTTCGCTTAGAGTCTTCGACCAAGCAGATCGGTAAAGACATTGCGCTGGGGGAAGCAACCTATCGCTATCTTGCGGATGCTGGAATCAAGCCAGGCATATTTGAGCAGCAAATGGTGAGCTTGAAGGGCTATGAAGTGCCGACTGTCACCTATGCTGGCATCTTTGCTGATCTTGACGCTTTTCTGCAATCACAATCTCAGTAG
- the rpmA gene encoding 50S ribosomal protein L27 — protein MAHKKGTGSTRNGRDSNAQRLGVKRYGGQVVKAGNILIRQRGTKFHPGNNVGRGSDDTLFALVDGIVTFERKGKSRKKVSVYPAAAPVSA, from the coding sequence ATGGCTCATAAGAAGGGAACAGGCAGTACCCGTAACGGACGGGACTCAAATGCTCAACGGCTTGGCGTCAAGCGGTATGGCGGTCAAGTTGTTAAAGCAGGCAACATTTTGATCCGCCAACGGGGTACAAAGTTCCACCCTGGTAATAATGTTGGACGAGGCAGTGATGATACGCTGTTTGCTCTCGTCGATGGCATCGTCACGTTTGAGCGCAAAGGCAAGAGCCGCAAGAAAGTTAGCGTTTATCCCGCAGCGGCACCTGTATCAGCATAG
- the rplU gene encoding 50S ribosomal protein L21 has translation MTYAIIEASGKQFRVEPGRFYDVDRLAVEVDGTVTIDRVLFVENDGEISVGQPTVAGATVEGTVLRHMRGKKIIVYKMQPKKKTRKKRGHRQELTRLMINSISLNGQAITSSQAVTASSATEATEAEAE, from the coding sequence ATGACTTACGCAATTATTGAAGCTAGCGGAAAGCAGTTCCGTGTCGAGCCGGGTCGTTTTTATGATGTAGATCGGCTTGCAGTCGAGGTAGACGGCACAGTAACGATCGATCGCGTTCTCTTCGTTGAAAATGACGGTGAAATTTCTGTTGGGCAACCGACTGTAGCAGGAGCAACCGTTGAGGGAACTGTGCTACGGCATATGCGTGGCAAAAAAATCATTGTTTACAAGATGCAGCCGAAGAAGAAGACCCGTAAAAAGCGGGGGCATCGTCAGGAATTAACCCGTCTGATGATTAACTCAATTTCGCTAAACGGTCAGGCAATCACTAGCAGCCAAGCTGTTACTGCGTCTTCTGCAACTGAAGCAACTGAAGCTGAAGCGGAATAA
- a CDS encoding Rrf2 family transcriptional regulator — MKLTTRGHYSVKALLDLSFQPKYRPTSVRAIAERQDLPAPYLEKLLIEMRRAGLVESIRGAQGGYKLARVPAQISLGQILEAVGETIDPLPRHQPEADQAGDWVTFTLWHRLHEKMKEALYSITLEDLYFDARSWQAAQGESASFVI, encoded by the coding sequence ATGAAGTTAACTACTCGTGGGCACTACAGCGTCAAGGCACTCCTGGATCTGAGCTTTCAGCCGAAATATCGACCCACTTCTGTCCGAGCGATCGCCGAGCGGCAAGATCTCCCTGCTCCCTATCTCGAAAAGCTGCTGATTGAGATGCGTCGAGCGGGCTTGGTTGAGTCAATTCGAGGTGCACAAGGGGGATACAAGCTGGCAAGAGTTCCGGCTCAAATTTCCTTGGGGCAAATTCTAGAAGCAGTCGGGGAGACGATCGATCCACTCCCTCGACATCAGCCTGAAGCAGATCAGGCAGGAGATTGGGTCACATTTACGCTCTGGCATCGCTTACATGAAAAGATGAAGGAAGCTCTCTACAGTATCACTTTAGAAGACCTCTATTTCGATGCCCGTAGTTGGCAGGCTGCCCAAGGAGAATCGGCAAGCTTCGTCATTTAA
- a CDS encoding AbrB family transcriptional regulator: MSKKKKIEPLTGEALLTKVKELENLTKEDKAKECGYYTITKTGVERVNMMKFYNALLEAKEIELDGKQGTNGRGGRSASYRITVQANGNLLIGAAYTKQMDLKPGDEFEISLGRKHIRLKQLDGDLSEE, translated from the coding sequence ATGAGCAAAAAGAAAAAGATTGAACCTTTGACGGGTGAAGCACTTCTTACAAAAGTCAAAGAGCTTGAAAACCTCACGAAAGAAGACAAAGCAAAAGAGTGCGGCTACTACACGATTACAAAAACCGGTGTAGAGCGAGTCAATATGATGAAGTTCTACAACGCGCTTCTAGAGGCAAAGGAGATTGAATTAGACGGTAAGCAGGGCACGAATGGTCGAGGTGGACGAAGTGCTAGTTATCGAATCACAGTGCAGGCAAATGGTAATTTGCTAATTGGGGCAGCCTACACAAAGCAAATGGATCTGAAGCCTGGTGATGAATTTGAAATTTCTCTAGGTCGGAAACATATTCGCCTGAAGCAATTAGATGGCGATCTGTCCGAAGAATAG
- the mgtE gene encoding magnesium transporter, producing the protein MVLNESGNLPGVAQPFLSRELRGLSRSQLRWLLEQGNFQGAKALLSHAQPADVAEAIEELPKPVQVIAFRLLPKNEAIQVYEYLDSVIQQSLIREFKGQDVLELVEQMSPDNRARLFEELPAKVVTDLLSQLSLEERDATALLLGYDADTAGRIMTTEYVALKEEWTIAQALVQIRSLAPTSETIYYLYVTDAMRQLTGILSLRQLVIAEPEQTIGEVMVREVVYVQTDTHQEEVARTIQRYNFLAVPVVDAEQHLVGIVTVDDVIDILEEETTKDIYTLGGVQSGATNYFQTNLLTVARRRVVWLFVLLITNTATSAVIRSQQEVLQQVVALAAFIPLLIGTGGNVGAQSSTVVIRGLNTDEIDRQKSFQVIRREAIAGAFLGLMLGAVVMVWAYLLQANWAVSIAVGVSLVAISILASVAGSTLPFIFQAIGLDPALMSAPFITTAVDVLGVLIYLNVARVILEIQ; encoded by the coding sequence TTGGTCTTAAACGAAAGTGGAAATTTACCGGGTGTAGCACAGCCGTTTTTGAGTAGAGAGTTGCGAGGATTAAGCCGATCGCAGCTACGGTGGCTATTGGAGCAGGGCAATTTTCAGGGTGCAAAAGCTCTGTTGTCTCATGCTCAACCTGCGGATGTGGCAGAGGCGATCGAGGAGTTGCCAAAGCCAGTTCAAGTGATCGCATTTCGGCTGTTGCCCAAGAATGAGGCAATTCAGGTTTATGAATATCTGGACTCTGTCATTCAACAATCCTTAATTCGAGAATTTAAGGGTCAGGATGTGTTGGAGCTGGTGGAGCAGATGTCACCTGACAACCGGGCTCGCCTCTTTGAAGAGTTACCAGCAAAAGTGGTGACTGATTTGCTGTCTCAGCTAAGCCTGGAAGAGCGGGATGCTACGGCTCTCTTGCTAGGCTATGACGCTGACACGGCAGGGCGCATCATGACGACAGAGTATGTGGCGCTTAAAGAAGAGTGGACGATCGCGCAAGCGCTAGTACAGATCCGCAGTCTGGCTCCGACCAGTGAAACTATCTATTATCTCTACGTTACGGATGCCATGCGGCAACTGACCGGAATTCTATCTTTGCGGCAGTTGGTTATTGCAGAACCAGAGCAGACGATCGGTGAGGTGATGGTGCGTGAAGTGGTCTATGTGCAGACAGACACACATCAGGAGGAAGTGGCTCGAACAATTCAACGCTACAACTTCCTGGCAGTTCCGGTCGTCGATGCAGAACAGCATCTTGTGGGAATTGTCACCGTGGACGATGTGATCGACATTCTCGAAGAAGAAACGACAAAAGATATCTACACACTCGGTGGGGTGCAATCAGGCGCAACCAATTATTTCCAAACCAACTTATTAACGGTGGCGCGTCGTCGTGTTGTTTGGCTCTTTGTGCTGCTGATTACGAATACTGCAACTTCAGCCGTGATTCGCAGCCAGCAAGAAGTATTACAGCAGGTCGTAGCGCTCGCCGCCTTCATTCCTTTACTAATTGGCACAGGTGGTAATGTTGGGGCGCAGTCTTCGACCGTGGTCATTCGCGGCTTAAATACCGACGAGATCGATCGACAAAAGTCTTTTCAGGTGATCCGGCGAGAAGCAATTGCGGGGGCATTCCTAGGGCTAATGTTGGGAGCCGTCGTCATGGTGTGGGCTTATCTGCTACAAGCAAATTGGGCTGTCTCGATCGCAGTTGGCGTTAGCTTAGTCGCAATTTCAATTCTGGCTTCAGTTGCTGGTTCAACCTTGCCATTTATTTTTCAGGCGATCGGGCTTGACCCTGCTTTAATGTCGGCTCCCTTTATTACAACTGCGGTGGACGTGTTAGGTGTGCTGATTTACCTCAATGTGGCGCGAGTAATTTTGGAAATTCAGTAG
- a CDS encoding slipin family protein — MSSLLGLLAGAVIVVAASGLKLDREYQRGVIFRLGRIQGVRGPGMYWIVPWVDQKAQIDIRTNTVNIEPQETVTADSVTIRVNAVLYYRILDPAKAIVRVQSYEMAVYQIALTTLRNVVGQNILDDVLQNRDKINLRVQEIVDEITEPWGIVIERVEMKDVEIPTSMQRAMAKEAEAVREKRARLIKAAAEQEASIKLSEASRLIVDNPAALELRRLQMLTEIGAENNTTTILMIPSDFMQLAQSWSASLQKGIQVNPQPPTPGSDNPQPQPEFHLPFQPQHSDPELPVSDR, encoded by the coding sequence ATGAGTTCTCTTCTTGGTCTTTTAGCGGGTGCGGTCATCGTTGTTGCAGCTTCTGGCTTAAAGCTCGATCGGGAGTATCAGCGCGGCGTGATTTTTCGTTTGGGTCGAATTCAAGGGGTGAGGGGTCCAGGAATGTACTGGATTGTGCCCTGGGTTGATCAGAAGGCACAGATTGATATTCGTACCAATACAGTCAATATTGAGCCACAAGAAACTGTAACTGCTGATAGCGTTACCATCCGCGTTAATGCTGTGCTCTACTACCGAATTCTCGATCCGGCAAAGGCGATCGTCCGCGTCCAGAGCTACGAAATGGCAGTCTATCAGATTGCGCTAACCACGCTGCGGAATGTGGTGGGTCAAAATATTCTGGACGATGTGCTGCAAAACCGGGACAAAATCAATTTGCGGGTTCAAGAAATCGTTGATGAAATCACAGAACCCTGGGGCATTGTGATTGAACGGGTGGAAATGAAAGATGTGGAAATTCCAACCAGTATGCAGCGAGCGATGGCAAAAGAAGCGGAAGCAGTGCGTGAAAAACGAGCACGTTTAATTAAAGCTGCGGCTGAACAAGAAGCCTCTATTAAACTCTCAGAAGCCTCTCGGCTGATTGTAGATAACCCTGCTGCGCTAGAACTGCGTCGCCTGCAAATGCTGACGGAAATTGGTGCTGAGAACAACACAACTACAATTCTGATGATACCTTCTGACTTCATGCAGCTTGCCCAGAGCTGGTCAGCCTCCCTTCAGAAAGGCATTCAGGTTAACCCTCAACCCCCTACCCCTGGCTCAGATAACCCTCAACCTCAACCCGAATTCCATCTGCCTTTCCAACCCCAACACTCTGATCCGGAGCTTCCTGTCTCCGATCGCTAA
- a CDS encoding TIGR03279 family radical SAM protein produces the protein MSESTLRPALITRVLPDSIAAEVGFESGDRLVAINGQKPRDLIDYQFLCADEVLELEVLDAKGKTHHVEIEKDYDDDLGLEFETALFDALIQCNNRCPFCFIDQQPPGKRESLYFKDDDYRLSFLYGSYLTLTNLTQKEWDRIAQMRLSPLFVSVHATEPDVRVRLLKNPRAAQLLDQLRWFQEQRLQIHAQVVVCPGINDEEHLAQTLLDLAQFHKGEIPTVASVAVVPVGLTRFRPPEDELIPVSTEKAQAVIAQVQALQAKFQKQFSTTFAWLADEWFLIGRQALPPESHYEDYPQLGNGVGSIRQFLKQFETAAKQLPKALSDSRQLTWVVGNAVEHAFQPIVQRLNQVQNLTVEMAAIRSIYWGQDISVTGLLTGQDILTALQGRDLGDAILLPSVMLKHDDDRFLDDMTLSELSEQLQTPICKVGSVEELIDLCSQA, from the coding sequence ATGAGCGAATCTACTCTGCGTCCTGCTCTCATCACCCGTGTTTTGCCTGACTCGATCGCTGCTGAAGTTGGTTTTGAGTCGGGCGATCGGCTTGTTGCAATCAATGGACAGAAACCGCGTGATTTGATTGACTATCAGTTTCTCTGCGCGGATGAGGTTTTGGAACTGGAAGTATTAGATGCGAAGGGAAAAACTCACCATGTTGAGATTGAAAAAGACTACGACGATGACCTGGGATTGGAGTTTGAAACGGCTCTATTTGATGCGCTGATTCAGTGTAATAACCGCTGTCCTTTTTGTTTTATTGATCAGCAGCCGCCGGGCAAGCGCGAAAGTCTTTACTTTAAGGATGATGATTATCGCCTCAGTTTTTTGTATGGCAGCTATTTAACTCTGACAAACCTGACTCAGAAAGAGTGGGATCGGATTGCTCAGATGCGGCTGTCACCTTTGTTTGTTTCTGTTCATGCGACAGAACCCGATGTGCGAGTCCGGCTGCTCAAGAATCCAAGGGCGGCTCAGTTACTTGATCAGTTGAGGTGGTTTCAAGAACAACGGCTTCAAATTCATGCTCAGGTTGTGGTCTGTCCGGGAATCAATGATGAGGAACACTTGGCGCAAACCTTGCTGGATCTGGCGCAGTTTCACAAAGGCGAGATTCCGACCGTGGCATCTGTAGCAGTTGTGCCTGTGGGGTTGACTCGTTTCCGTCCGCCAGAAGATGAACTCATACCCGTTTCCACAGAAAAAGCGCAAGCGGTGATTGCTCAAGTACAGGCACTTCAAGCGAAATTTCAGAAACAGTTTAGTACAACCTTTGCCTGGTTAGCAGATGAGTGGTTTTTGATTGGGCGACAGGCACTTCCTCCAGAGTCGCATTATGAAGACTACCCGCAGCTTGGCAACGGAGTTGGATCAATTCGGCAGTTCCTGAAGCAGTTTGAGACAGCCGCTAAACAGTTACCAAAAGCTCTTTCTGACTCGCGCCAATTGACCTGGGTGGTAGGGAACGCAGTTGAACATGCATTTCAGCCGATCGTCCAACGACTGAATCAGGTGCAGAATTTAACCGTTGAAATGGCTGCTATCCGCAGCATCTACTGGGGGCAGGACATTAGCGTTACAGGGCTCCTCACCGGGCAGGACATTCTTACCGCACTGCAAGGGCGAGATCTGGGAGATGCGATTCTGTTGCCCTCAGTGATGCTCAAGCATGACGACGATCGCTTTCTCGATGACATGACACTGTCAGAACTCTCAGAGCAGTTGCAGACACCAATTTGCAAAGTCGGTTCAGTGGAGGAATTGATCGACCTTTGTAGTCAAGCTTAA